From the Desulfosalsimonas propionicica genome, the window CCACCAGATCGCCCTTGGGCGAAAAACCGCTGAACACCAGTCCGTTTTCTTCAAGGGGCTGTTTGTAATCCAGGTTGAATTCATAGCGATGCCGGTGACGTTCGGAGATCTCTTCTGTGCTGTAGGCCTGGTATGCCAGGCTGTCTTTTGCCAGCCGGCAGGGGTAGGCGCCCAGGCGCATGGTACCGCCTTTTTCCGAGTTCACATCCCGCTGCTGGAGGGTCTGGGTGCGCTCATCAAACCATTCCTTCATCAAATAGATCACCGGTGCCGGGGTCTCGGAATCAAACTCAGAGCTATGCGCCTTTTCAATCCCGGCCACGTTGCGGGCAAACTCGACAACCGCCAGCTGCATTCCCAGACAGATGCCAAAATAGGGAATTCCCTGCTTTCTTGCATATCCGATGGCACAGATCTTTCCCTCCACCCCCCTGGAGCCGAACCCGCCGGGCACCAAAATTCCCTGAACCCCGCCCAGGGCCCGGGCGCAATTGTCGGGGGTCAGGGTTCCGGAATCGATGAATTCCAGCTCCACTCTGGCTTCATTGGCGATTCCGCCGTGATACAGGGCCTCGTTCAAACTCTTGTAGGATTCCGTCAGATCCGTGTATTTGCCAACCACCGCAATGGTCACGCGCTTTGAGGGCGACTTGTAACGGTCCACCATGTTTTCCCACTGCTCAAGCCGTGGTGACCCTGTCCAGATATTGAGCAACTCCAGAACCTTGGAATCCAGCCCCTCCTTGTTAAACACCAGGGGGCATTCGTAAATGCAGTCCACGTCCTTGGCCGTGACCACAGCATCCTGGCTCACGTTGCAAAACAAGGCCACCTTGGCCTTGATATCCGGAGACAGGTACCGATCAGTACGGCACATGAGGATGTCGGGCTGAATGCCGATGCTGCGCAGTTCCTTGACGCTGTGCTGGGTGGGCTTGGTCTTGAGCTCGCCTGCTGCGGCAATGTATGGGATATAAGTCAGGTGGATGTAGAGCACATTGTCTTTTCCGGCGTCGAATTTAAACTGCCGGATGGCTTCCAGAAACGGCAGGCTTTCAATATCGCCGATGGTGCCGCCGATTTCCACAATCACGATATCAGCGCCTTTGGCCGCCTGCCAGATGCTGGCCTTGATTTCATCGGTGATATGCGGAATCACCTGAACTGTGCCGCCAAGATAGTCGCCCCGGCGCTCCTTGCTGATCACCGAGTCATAGATCTTGCCTGTGGTAAAATTATTGTCACGGCCCAGCCGCACATTGACAAACCGCTCATAATGGCCAAGGTCCAGGTCGGTTTCCGCACCGTCGTCTGTGACAAAAACCTCGCCGTGCTGAAACGGATTCATGGTGCCGGGATCCACGTTGATATAGGGATCGAGCTTCACCAGGGAGATTGTCAGGCCCCGGCATTCGAGCAGCGCCCCGATGGAGGCCGAAGCCAGCCCCTTGCCCAGGGATGAAAGAACCCCGCCGGTTACAAAAATAAATTTGGATTTTCCTGCCATGGGTTTACCTCTATAACAAAGCGTGCATTTTATTGGGTTGATGGGCCATCTGAAATCAAACTTTTTACGGTGCCATCATTGGGTTGGGGTTTCATATATTTTTTTGAATTCCTCGATCTGCCGGCGGACTTCTTCTGCGGCCCCGCCCCTGTTTTCAGGAATTTTTGAGGCAGATTGATATTTTTTGCGCACGGCGCTGATGTCAAAATCAGATGCCGGTACTCCCGAAATCCGGTCCAGTTTTTCCACTGTCACAGCCCGGGCAAGACGGCCGTGTTCATAAAATTCAATTTTTCCGGGATAGCGAATGCGATCAAAACGCTGCCAGTCAAGATAGCGGATCTCAAATGCCGGCGGCTGTCCTGTATCTTTGGCCGGGGCCACGACCCAGCGCACGGGCAGAAACGTATTTTTGTCAAACCACACCTGGGCGCGGCTCAGGTCGGGATATCCGGCGCCGGCCACATAGACGGTTTTTTTGTTGAGCCGGCCCAGGCTGGAAATATTCATGTCAACCCCGAGCTGCTCCAGGTGCCGTACCAGGGGAGGCCGGGATGAAAACATGAACAGGTCCTTGTAGCAGGCATACAACTGCCGGCTGTCCTCGAGGATCTCGCCGTCAAGGACAAAAAGCCGTGCTCCGGATGATTCAATATAAATCTGGCTGAAATCCGGAGTGTTGATATCGGACCGATAGGCCCCGGGCCGCCGGTAGCGAACGGTTTGGGAAAAACCGGCGGGCCCGGATGCCTCCGGCTCTGAAGCTTTTTCCGCATCCGCCTTGTTTTGCCCAACACTGCCCGCACCCTGGCTTATGCCGCCAGCTTCATCGGGATACACATGAAGCTGCTGGATGATTTCCATCTGATCGGGCAGATTCAGATGCTTTTGCATCTGCTCTGCCACAAACGGCGCCGGAAGGACATAGCCCGACACCCCTGTGCAAACAACGGCCGCCAGAAGGCCGGCCAGGAAAAATATCACAGCAAAGCGCAGCATTATCGGCTATACCATAAACGGGTTCTGGGCCATTTGCGCGCTTTGCCCCAGCTGCTCTTCAATGCGCAAAAGCTGGTTGTACTTTGCCACCCGGTCGCTTCTGGACATGGAACCGGTCTTGATCTGTCCGCCGGCCACGGCCACCACGAGATCGGCGATAAAGTGATCCTCGGTTTCGCCGGAACGATGGGAAATCACCGTGGTATAGCCGTTTATCCGCGCCATGTCGATGGCTTCCAGGGTCTCAGAGACCGTACCGATCTGGTTGAGCTTGATCAGGATGGAATTGCAGACCCCTTTTTCAATGCCCTGAGCGAATATGGCCGGATTGGTGACAAACACGTCATCGCCCACGAGCTGAACCCGGCGGCCCAGTTTGTCGGTCATAACCGCCCAGTTGTCCCAGTCCTGCTCAGCCAGGCCGTCTTCGATGGAAAAGATGGGGTATCGGTCAATCAAATCAGAATAATAATCAATGAGTTCTAATGCAGACAGCCGCCGGTTTTCAGATTCCAGAAAATAGGCCCCATCCTGGTAAAACTCCGTAGCAGCCGCGTCCAGGGCCAGGCCGATGTCTTTTCCGGGACGGTATCCGGCTGCTTCAATGGCCTCAATAATGATTTTCAATGCCGCCTCGTTGGATTCCAGATCCGGGGCAAACCCGCCTTCGTCTCCCACAGCGGTGACCATGCCGCGTTTTTTGAGCAGGGATTTGAGGCTGTGGAAGGTCTCGGCACCCATGCGAACGGCCTGGGAAACAGAATCAGCGCCCACGGGAATGATCATGAATTCCTGGATATCCAGACTGTTTGCCGCATGGGCGCCCCCGTTGACGATATTCATCATGGGAAGCGGCATGTAGCGGGCATTAAGCCCTCCAAGATAACGGTAAAGCGGCATTGCATAAGCATCTGCACCCGCCCGGGCAGCGGCCATGGAAACGCCCAGAATGGCGTTGGCCCCCAGTGCCGACTTGTTTTCCGTGCCGTCGAGTTCGATTAACGCGGCATCAAGCTGGTGCTGGTCTGCGGCATCCATTCCCAGGATTGCCGGCGCAATGCGGGTATTGACGTTTTCGACTGCCTGCTGCACCCCCTTGCCCGCGTAGCGGCCGGCATCATTGTCCCGCAGTTCAAGAGCCTCCCGGGAGCCGGTGGAAGCTCCGGACGGCACTGCAGCACGCCCCATGCCCCCGCTTTCAAGTTCCACGTCCACCTCCACGGTCGGGTTGCCCCGGGAGTCGAGAATCTCTCTTGCCCGTACATCAATTATTGCTGTCATGGAATATCCTCCAGTGGTTGTCAAACAATATGAACCGTTAAAGGCGGTCTTTTTTGCGCATTGCCCACAGACCGGCTCTTTTGCGGTTTTCATGCAAAATCACGTCCCCCTTGACTCAAATGCCAGGCATGATACGATTTGAAGGATACCGTGTCAAGCACTTGAACCCCCGGGCAGGGCAACAAAATAAAAATATATAGTTATCATTCATAGTTACACAAATATAGCAACAAGGAACCCCATAATGAACCTCAACAGCCCGTACAAAGAAGCCCACCTGCTGGTGGGCGCCGTCCGTGTCCTGGAATACCGGCACCAGCGCCCGCCCGCCCTTGAACAGATTGCAGAGCTGCTTTCCATGTCCACCGAGGAAGCCGGCCGGTTGTGCCGCAAATCCGAATCTGCGGGCATCATTGAAACGCTTGAAAAATCCGGTGAAACCCGGATTTTTATCAGGGACCACCGACGGATTGAAAACCTTTCCGACCAGGCCGAAGACTCAAGGCTTTCCGCGGAACTGGAAGAATTCCGGAAACAAAAGCAGGCAGAACGCAAAACCCTGGATGAACTGCGCACCCGCCAGGCGGACAAGCGAAAGAAAATGCATGAACAAATCGAGCGCCGGTTAAAAACCCAGCTAAAAACCCAAAGCCCGGAGCCCCGGAACAATGGCTGATCCAGGCCCTGCTTTACTTACTGCCGCAGGCATTCGGCCACTTCGGCGATAAACCGGCTGGCCGGGCTGTACTGCCCCTTGCGGTAATCGGCAGTGGTTAAAAACAAGAATTTTTCCGCCCGGGTCATGGCCACATACATCAGCCGCCGCTCCTCCTGGAGCTCGGACTCTGACTCCCGGGACTTCCAGTGGGGAAGCAGGTTTTCGTCGCATCCCACCACAAAAACCACGTGAAACTCCAGTCCCTTGCTGGCATGAATGGTGGCCATGCTCAGCCCGCCTTCATCGCTGTCAGCCTCTTCCTTGTCCTCCCGGACAAGAGCGGCTTCTTCCAGGTAATCCAGAAGGGTCTCGTAGGTGGAGGCGGCATAGACAAGCTGTTCAATGTTTTCCATGCGCGTGGTGAATTCATCTGCTGTCTTTGACTGTTGATTCAAATGCGTTTCATAATCCACCCGGTCCATGACCGTGCGTATGGCTGCATCCGGGGCCATGGGTTCGATGTCTTTAAGCAGCTGAATCAGGGCGCTTAAGCCGGCATGAATTTTGGATGACAGAATTTTTCCGGAAACCGCCCGGGCCACGGCATCCTGCAGGCTGCCCCCCGGGGGGCGGCAGGCATTTAATTTCTCGACCATCTTCGGGCCGATGCCCCGCTTGGGAGTGTTTAACACCCGCTCAAATGCCGCGTCATCCTTTGGGAATACAGCTGCAGTGAGATAGCAGTTGATATCCAGGATTTCCTTTCTTTCAAAAAAGCCTTTGTCGCCGAGCATCCGATAGGGAATGCCGGCAAAACGAAAGGCCTGCTCAAAGGGAAGGGAG encodes:
- a CDS encoding CTP synthase, which translates into the protein MAGKSKFIFVTGGVLSSLGKGLASASIGALLECRGLTISLVKLDPYINVDPGTMNPFQHGEVFVTDDGAETDLDLGHYERFVNVRLGRDNNFTTGKIYDSVISKERRGDYLGGTVQVIPHITDEIKASIWQAAKGADIVIVEIGGTIGDIESLPFLEAIRQFKFDAGKDNVLYIHLTYIPYIAAAGELKTKPTQHSVKELRSIGIQPDILMCRTDRYLSPDIKAKVALFCNVSQDAVVTAKDVDCIYECPLVFNKEGLDSKVLELLNIWTGSPRLEQWENMVDRYKSPSKRVTIAVVGKYTDLTESYKSLNEALYHGGIANEARVELEFIDSGTLTPDNCARALGGVQGILVPGGFGSRGVEGKICAIGYARKQGIPYFGICLGMQLAVVEFARNVAGIEKAHSSEFDSETPAPVIYLMKEWFDERTQTLQQRDVNSEKGGTMRLGAYPCRLAKDSLAYQAYSTEEISERHRHRYEFNLDYKQPLEENGLVFSGFSPKGDLVEIVELKDHPWFLGCQFHPEFKSRPMAAHPLFSRFIAAALGYLPDSQ
- the eno gene encoding phosphopyruvate hydratase encodes the protein MTAIIDVRAREILDSRGNPTVEVDVELESGGMGRAAVPSGASTGSREALELRDNDAGRYAGKGVQQAVENVNTRIAPAILGMDAADQHQLDAALIELDGTENKSALGANAILGVSMAAARAGADAYAMPLYRYLGGLNARYMPLPMMNIVNGGAHAANSLDIQEFMIIPVGADSVSQAVRMGAETFHSLKSLLKKRGMVTAVGDEGGFAPDLESNEAALKIIIEAIEAAGYRPGKDIGLALDAAATEFYQDGAYFLESENRRLSALELIDYYSDLIDRYPIFSIEDGLAEQDWDNWAVMTDKLGRRVQLVGDDVFVTNPAIFAQGIEKGVCNSILIKLNQIGTVSETLEAIDMARINGYTTVISHRSGETEDHFIADLVVAVAGGQIKTGSMSRSDRVAKYNQLLRIEEQLGQSAQMAQNPFMV